In a genomic window of uncultured Flavobacterium sp.:
- a CDS encoding HAD family hydrolase yields MKFKGVIFDLDGTLVNSLEDISDAMNTILQRLNFPTHSYDDYQYFIGSGLRNLVSKALPASNNTEREIEISFQNMITEYREICTLKTKPYNGIIELLDHLASQDFKLAVFSNKADELTKKIVAEIFPDYFDAAIGLSTESLKKPNPFEAIEISKSWNLKTDEILFVGDSDIDILTATNAKMFPVGVSWGYRTKDELIATGAKLVLNNPSDLLEIL; encoded by the coding sequence ATGAAATTTAAAGGTGTTATTTTTGATCTGGACGGAACGTTGGTAAATTCATTGGAAGACATTTCTGATGCAATGAATACAATACTACAAAGACTAAATTTTCCAACGCATTCGTATGATGATTATCAATATTTTATTGGAAGCGGTTTACGAAATTTGGTAAGTAAAGCTTTGCCGGCATCAAATAATACAGAACGTGAGATCGAAATCAGTTTTCAAAACATGATTACGGAATATCGCGAGATTTGCACGCTAAAAACAAAACCTTATAATGGTATTATTGAATTATTAGATCATTTGGCATCGCAAGATTTCAAATTAGCTGTTTTTTCGAATAAAGCAGATGAACTTACCAAAAAAATCGTAGCCGAAATATTCCCTGATTATTTTGATGCTGCAATTGGTTTAAGTACGGAATCACTTAAAAAACCAAATCCGTTTGAAGCGATCGAAATAAGCAAAAGCTGGAACTTAAAAACAGATGAAATTCTTTTTGTAGGCGATTCAGATATCGACATCTTAACTGCAACAAATGCTAAAATGTTTCCGGTTGGAGTTTCCTGGGGTTACAGAACAAAAGACGAACTAATCGCAACCGGCGCAAAATTGGTATTAAATAATCCTTCAGATTTACTTGAGATATTGTAA
- a CDS encoding NAD(P)/FAD-dependent oxidoreductase, giving the protein MIKNFDIIIVGGGAAGFFTAINIAEKNPKLKIAILERGKEVLSKVRVSGGGRCNVTHACFEPNELVKFYPRGEKELRGPFHQFCSGDTIEWFEKHGVELKIEDDGRMFPVSNSSQTIIDCFLEATGKLGIKVLTGQSVQSIFKAENHWKIDTQDENYATEKLVLATGSNPKIWEMLQTQGHAIVSPVPSLFTFNIKDPRIKELPGVAAQVTVNVKDTKLESTGPLLITHWGMSGPAILKLSAWGARILFDKNYQFTIFVNWLNDVDTEDAEKILKDLKQEHAKKAVSKKSPFDFPNRLWESLVLASEIEAETKWADLSKNQLQNLASQLTKAKFQVNGKSTFKEEFVTAGGIDLKEINFKTMESKLHQNLYFAGEIVNIDAITGGFNFQNAWTSGFILANNI; this is encoded by the coding sequence TTGCAGAGAAAAATCCGAAACTGAAAATTGCCATTTTAGAAAGAGGAAAAGAAGTGCTTTCTAAAGTCCGCGTTTCCGGTGGCGGAAGATGCAATGTAACACACGCTTGTTTTGAGCCAAATGAATTGGTTAAATTTTATCCGCGTGGCGAGAAAGAACTTCGTGGTCCTTTTCATCAATTTTGTTCCGGCGATACAATTGAATGGTTCGAAAAACATGGTGTTGAATTAAAAATCGAAGACGACGGAAGAATGTTTCCGGTTTCGAATTCCTCTCAAACTATTATAGATTGTTTCCTGGAAGCAACGGGAAAATTAGGTATTAAAGTTTTGACTGGACAAAGTGTTCAATCGATTTTTAAAGCCGAAAATCATTGGAAAATCGATACGCAGGATGAAAACTATGCTACAGAAAAATTAGTTTTGGCAACAGGAAGTAATCCTAAAATTTGGGAAATGCTGCAAACGCAAGGACACGCAATCGTAAGTCCGGTTCCTTCCCTATTTACATTCAACATAAAAGATCCAAGAATAAAAGAATTGCCCGGCGTTGCGGCACAAGTTACCGTAAACGTAAAAGATACAAAACTAGAATCAACCGGACCTTTATTAATCACACATTGGGGAATGAGCGGTCCTGCAATTCTAAAACTTTCGGCTTGGGGCGCTCGTATTTTATTCGATAAAAATTATCAGTTTACCATTTTCGTAAATTGGTTAAATGATGTTGATACAGAAGATGCCGAAAAAATTCTGAAAGACTTAAAACAGGAACATGCTAAAAAAGCAGTTTCGAAAAAATCTCCTTTTGATTTCCCAAATCGTTTATGGGAAAGTCTGGTTTTAGCTTCTGAAATTGAAGCAGAAACGAAATGGGCAGATTTATCTAAAAACCAATTACAGAATCTAGCTTCTCAATTGACAAAAGCAAAATTTCAGGTAAACGGAAAAAGCACTTTCAAAGAAGAGTTTGTAACTGCTGGCGGAATCGATTTAAAAGAAATCAACTTTAAAACTATGGAAAGCAAACTGCATCAAAATCTTTATTTTGCTGGAGAAATTGTAAATATAGATGCTATTACGGGAGGTTTTAACTTTCAGAATGCATGGACAAGCGGTTTTATTTTGGCAAATAATATATAA